GCGTAGGCCCACGCCTCGTTGTAGGTGTTGCCGGTCGCCCGGTGCGGCCGGAGGTCGGCGACGGTGAGGCCGCGCTGTCCGCCCTCAGGCACCGTCACGCGCTCGTCGGCACCTCGCGCGTCCGCTGCTGCCGTGACCGGCGCTGCGAGGAGGGTCGCGAAAAGAACCGGCAGGAGGAATCGGGTCATCGTCAGGCGTGGGGCTGCGGACCGGCGGCGTGCCGGTCTTCGAGCCATTGCAGGAGGGCGGGCAGGAAAAAGAGCGCGGCGAGGAGCGTCGTCCCGATCCCGATCACGGCGAGCAGGCCGATGGACCGGAGGCCGGGGTGGAACGAGAACAGGAGGCCGGAGAAGCCGATCATCGTGGTCAGCGCTCCCATCGTGACGTGCTCGCCGGTCGAGCGGAGCACGTCGCGGAGCGAGCCGCGCCCCTCTTCGCGGTAGCGGTGGACGAGGTGCACCCCGCAGTCATTCCCGATCCCGAGCACGGCCGGCAGCACGACGAGGTTGTAAAACGTCAGCGAGACGCCGGTTAGTACCGTCATCCCGAGCATCCACAAAATCCCGACCACGAGTGGCAGGAGGGCGAGGAGCGTCCACTTCAGGGACCGGAAGACGAGGAGCATGAGGAGCCCGATCAGAACAAACGTGAGGCCAATCATCAGCGGGCTCTCGGCCAGCATCAGCCGCAGCATCTCGGCCGCCACGATCGAGGTCGACCCCGCGTGGTACGTCGTCCCGCCCACCTCGACCGTACCTACTTCGTCGGCAAACGCCATCGAGAGGCGGGCGTCGCGGGAGAGCGGGACGGCCGGGTAGACGATCACGAACGTGCCGACCTCGCCGGACTTCGAGGTGAACGTCCGCTTGAGATCGACGGGCACGTCGCCGAGCGGGATCGGCTCCGTCGTGCTGGCGGCGCGGCGGACGCGGGCGATCTGGCCCGTCGTGTCCTGGCGCAGGAACGGATCGTTCGTGAGGTCACGGATGCCGTCCAGGCGAGCGAGCTTGGCGCGCGACGCGGCGGGCGTCGTCGGGAAGCGCTCCTGGAGGCTCTCGACAGCGAGGATGAGGGTGTCCTCCTCGGCGCGGCGGCGGAGCTCGTCCACGACGGGCTGCACGTCGGCGGTGTCGTCGAGGACGAGGTAGGCTGGGTTGCGGCGGCCACCGCTGCCGCCGAGCGCGGGGCGGATGCGGTCGGCGCGGTCGTAGTAGGCCCGGTACTCCGGTTCGAGGCTGCTGAAGTTGTACTCGAACCGCTCCTGCGGCAGCGCGAGGACCGAGAGCACGACGGCGACGGCGCTCGCGGCGAGGACCGGCTTGACGGCCGGGAACGGGCGCGGGTCAGAGGCGAAGACGGCCTCGCCTGAATCGACATCTAGGCGCGGATCGAGCCGGAGCAGGCCCCACCGCTCGGCGAGGGCGAGGAGTGCCGGGAGGACGACGAGCATCGCCACGAGCGCGAACAGGATCCCCACGCCGCCGATCAGCCCGAACTCGCTGAAGCCCCGGAAGTCGGCAATCGTGAGGGCGAAGAGGGCGACCGAGGTGGTGAGGGCGCTCACGGCGACCGCAAGGCCGGTCGAGACGAACGTGGTCTCGGCCGCGTCCTCGACCGTGCAGCCCGCGCCGCGCTCCTCGGCGTAGCGGGCGTAGAAGTGGATCCCATAGTCGATCCCGAGCCCGAAGAGGACGAGCGCGAGCGTCGAGGTCATCAGGTTCAGCGTCCCGAAGGCGACGCCGGCGACGCCGAAGGTCCACGCGAGGCTCATCACGAGCGGCAGCCCGATCATCAGCGCTGTCACCGGGAGCCGCGCCAGCTCGCTGAGGATCGTCTCGCGCCGGACGCCGCGCACCTGGAGCGCCTTGTAGAAAAAGTAGAGCA
This DNA window, taken from Bacteroidota bacterium, encodes the following:
- a CDS encoding MMPL family transporter; this encodes MERFFDALRPLIRAVVRRPLAVVLLGLALSAAGLLAASDLRIDTDLANLLPEDYASVQALERLRETVGSETPVDVGIESPSFEANLAFAEALIPEALALRAGDEPLFSRAEFRKDTTFLAFNALYFASGEELDQLEAFLETEAEDARLAANPFFVDLDDDLGLEDEEDTEGLEASLGNLQVQEYPVSPDSTVLAVRLFPTGAQSNIGGIRTTYRRLDSLVAALGPAGFQPEMEVTTAGRLLRQQIEIDAITDDVRGSFGLGAGAVLLFVVLYFFYKALQVRGVRRETILSELARLPVTALMIGLPLVMSLAWTFGVAGVAFGTLNLMTSTLALVLFGLGIDYGIHFYARYAEERGAGCTVEDAAETTFVSTGLAVAVSALTTSVALFALTIADFRGFSEFGLIGGVGILFALVAMLVVLPALLALAERWGLLRLDPRLDVDSGEAVFASDPRPFPAVKPVLAASAVAVVLSVLALPQERFEYNFSSLEPEYRAYYDRADRIRPALGGSGGRRNPAYLVLDDTADVQPVVDELRRRAEEDTLILAVESLQERFPTTPAASRAKLARLDGIRDLTNDPFLRQDTTGQIARVRRAASTTEPIPLGDVPVDLKRTFTSKSGEVGTFVIVYPAVPLSRDARLSMAFADEVGTVEVGGTTYHAGSTSIVAAEMLRLMLAESPLMIGLTFVLIGLLMLLVFRSLKWTLLALLPLVVGILWMLGMTVLTGVSLTFYNLVVLPAVLGIGNDCGVHLVHRYREEGRGSLRDVLRSTGEHVTMGALTTMIGFSGLLFSFHPGLRSIGLLAVIGIGTTLLAALFFLPALLQWLEDRHAAGPQPHA